The following proteins are encoded in a genomic region of Candidatus Methylospira mobilis:
- the glgA gene encoding glycogen synthase GlgA: MKRILFVSSEVYPYIKTGGLADVSGSLPAALQGLGHDVHILMPGYKDIVDQIRASARHRSIRIGASVEIVETEYPGTQITVWLVTHGQYFDRHGNPYMNPEGMPWFDNADRFGFFCRIAVELGMNRLGFKWRPDIIHCNDWQTGLVPALLEEEPLRPATVFTVHNLAYQGLFPPEAFQRLNLPARLWSMHALEFHGQLSFIKGGLVYADRITTVSPRYAQEIQGNEHGCGLSGVLTARAGRLNGILNGIDEHDWDPATDSRIPHHYSADDLSGKALNKQILQQRLNLAEEPGRALLALVGRLVLQKGIDVLINALPELMKLPIQLVVLGSGDKSFGMALEGWSRLNPEQIAVQLDYDEDLSHLIEAGADIFLMPSRFEPCGLNQMYSQHYGTPPIVRNVGGLADTVTDTTPETLRTKQATGFIFEEANANDFLRAVKYAIELYAQPELWLSLQKTGMTRDFSWHNNAVAYLNVYDLALQDHASPLNTSPRLAEFS, translated from the coding sequence ATGAAGCGTATACTTTTCGTAAGCAGCGAGGTTTATCCCTACATCAAAACAGGCGGCCTCGCGGATGTGTCCGGCAGTCTTCCTGCCGCATTGCAGGGGCTGGGACACGACGTACATATCCTGATGCCGGGTTATAAGGATATCGTCGACCAGATCCGCGCCTCGGCAAGGCATCGCAGTATCCGCATCGGCGCATCGGTGGAAATAGTCGAGACCGAATATCCGGGGACGCAGATAACGGTCTGGCTGGTCACGCACGGGCAATACTTCGACCGCCACGGCAACCCCTATATGAACCCGGAAGGAATGCCGTGGTTCGATAACGCCGACCGCTTCGGGTTTTTCTGCCGTATTGCCGTCGAACTGGGAATGAACCGCCTCGGATTCAAATGGAGACCGGACATCATTCATTGCAACGATTGGCAAACCGGCCTGGTCCCGGCACTGCTCGAAGAAGAGCCGCTACGGCCCGCTACGGTTTTCACCGTCCACAACCTGGCTTATCAGGGACTGTTTCCTCCCGAAGCGTTCCAGCGGCTGAACCTTCCGGCACGTCTCTGGTCCATGCACGCGCTCGAATTTCATGGTCAGCTGTCTTTCATCAAAGGCGGACTGGTTTATGCCGACCGCATCACCACGGTCAGCCCGCGCTATGCCCAGGAAATACAGGGAAACGAACATGGCTGCGGATTGAGCGGAGTGCTGACTGCCCGAGCGGGCCGTCTCAATGGTATTTTGAACGGCATAGACGAACACGATTGGGACCCGGCAACCGACAGCCGGATTCCTCATCACTACAGCGCCGATGATCTGAGCGGGAAAGCGCTCAACAAACAGATACTGCAACAGCGTCTCAACCTCGCTGAGGAACCCGGGCGGGCGCTATTGGCGCTGGTAGGCCGCCTGGTTTTACAGAAAGGCATAGACGTGCTCATCAATGCGCTACCCGAACTGATGAAGCTGCCGATTCAGCTGGTGGTGCTGGGCAGCGGCGACAAATCCTTCGGAATGGCGCTCGAAGGCTGGAGCAGGCTAAATCCGGAGCAGATCGCGGTACAGCTCGACTATGACGAAGACCTGTCGCACCTGATTGAAGCCGGGGCCGATATTTTTCTGATGCCGTCGCGCTTCGAACCGTGCGGGCTCAACCAGATGTACAGCCAGCACTACGGCACCCCCCCCATAGTCCGGAATGTCGGAGGTCTTGCCGATACGGTGACCGATACCACCCCGGAAACGTTGCGCACCAAACAAGCCACCGGTTTCATATTCGAAGAAGCCAATGCCAACGATTTTCTGCGCGCGGTAAAGTATGCGATTGAGCTTTACGCACAGCCCGAGCTATGGCTATCCCTGCAAAAAACCGGAATGACCAGGGATTTCTCCTGGCACAATAATGCCGTCGCTTATCTAAACGTTTATGATCTGGCGTTGCAGGATCATGCCTCTCCGCTAAACACCAGCCCTCGCCTCGCCGAGTTCAGCTAA
- the cmoA gene encoding carboxy-S-adenosyl-L-methionine synthase CmoA: MPERNDDRLRHEQHERDSLFATPALGDFRFDVETARVFDDMINRSVPLYPEIQRMIGEIAADFAQPGTRLFDLGCATGATLTLLDQEIDNSVRFIGIDNSDDMLDKARRNFSALDSARTIEWINADLHQNVPIESASVVIMNLTLQFIRPLYRQRLMRAIVEGMNDQGCLILIEKLTLSDSLFNRLFIRYYYNMKKRRGYSEVEIAHKREALENVLIPYRPEENRELLAQAGFNHIEEFFRWYNFCGIIAVK, from the coding sequence ATGCCGGAGCGGAACGACGACAGGCTCCGTCATGAACAGCATGAGCGCGACAGCCTGTTCGCAACCCCCGCGCTCGGCGACTTCCGTTTCGATGTCGAAACCGCACGCGTATTCGACGACATGATCAATCGCTCGGTGCCGCTGTATCCGGAGATCCAGCGCATGATCGGAGAAATCGCCGCGGATTTCGCCCAGCCCGGCACCCGCCTGTTCGACCTGGGCTGTGCGACCGGCGCCACGTTGACGCTGCTGGATCAGGAAATAGACAATAGCGTACGCTTTATCGGCATAGACAACTCCGACGATATGCTGGACAAGGCGCGTCGAAATTTTTCCGCGCTTGACTCGGCGCGGACAATCGAATGGATCAATGCCGACCTGCACCAAAATGTCCCGATCGAATCCGCCTCGGTCGTCATCATGAACCTCACACTGCAATTCATACGTCCGCTGTACCGCCAACGGCTGATGCGCGCCATTGTAGAAGGCATGAACGACCAGGGCTGTTTGATACTGATCGAAAAACTGACGCTCAGCGACAGTCTGTTCAACCGGCTGTTTATCCGTTACTACTACAACATGAAAAAACGCCGGGGCTATTCGGAAGTGGAAATCGCCCACAAGCGCGAAGCGCTGGAAAACGTGCTGATTCCCTACCGCCCGGAAGAAAATCGCGAACTGCTGGCGCAGGCCGGGTTCAATCATATCGAAGAATTTTTTCGCTGGTATAACTTTTGCGGCATCATAGCCGTTAAATAA
- the glgB gene encoding 1,4-alpha-glucan branching protein GlgB, giving the protein MNLTNSTPELLAARPSTLDDELQRVIEARHHDPFSVLGKHPDKSGQYVIRALLPHAGSARVEHNLEMKRVGETALFICELDAKTAEKLPLHYTIHWRGQDGQEHARIDAYTFAPQLAGFDIHLFSEGRHWHIYRVLGAHPRRIDDVDGFLFAVWAPSAERVSVVGDFNHWDGRSHPMRAHGGSGVWELFIPGIEPDSLYKFEIRNRDSGALHIKSDPYATAFECRPQTASITASDSGFQWTDADWMSTRIDFDWQSKPVSIYEVHLGSWRQSKSGAFLNYRELAQQLVYHAKEMGFTHIELLPIAEHPLDASWGYQITGYFAATRRYGSADDFRYFVDYCHSQDIGVILDWVPAHFPKDAHGLARFDGSALYEHADPRRGEHRDWGTLIFNYGRNEVRNFLISNALYWMEEFHIDGLRVDAVASMLYLDYSRDEGDWIPNKFGGNENLEAIAFMREMNTMTHQLHPGTLMIAEESTAWPQVTRPSWTGGLGFSIKWNMGWMHDILSYLSKDPIHRHYHHDQLTFGVLYAFTENFILPFSHDEVVHGKGSMLRKSPGDEWRQFANLRLLYAMMFTYPGKKLLFMGNEFAQSDEWNHAKMLDWHLLNYPLHQGVKQLVSDLNGLYGELPALHGWDFDARGFEWIDCHDSSQSVLSYIRRYKNEHALVVLNFTPIPRRNYRIGVPHAGTYVEIFNSDSRYYGGSDVGNAYLTTENHAWMGRPYSLNMNLPPLGGIILVLDTPDHS; this is encoded by the coding sequence GTGAACCTGACAAATTCGACACCGGAGCTTCTGGCCGCACGTCCGTCCACACTGGACGACGAGCTGCAGCGCGTCATCGAAGCGCGTCATCATGACCCTTTCTCCGTGCTGGGGAAACACCCTGACAAATCAGGCCAATACGTCATCAGGGCGCTGCTGCCGCATGCCGGCTCCGCGCGCGTCGAACACAACCTGGAAATGAAACGGGTAGGCGAAACTGCGCTATTTATCTGCGAGCTCGACGCCAAAACAGCGGAAAAACTGCCCCTGCATTATACGATACACTGGCGCGGCCAGGACGGTCAGGAACACGCGCGGATTGATGCATATACTTTCGCTCCGCAACTTGCAGGTTTCGATATACATCTGTTTTCCGAAGGCAGACACTGGCACATCTACCGTGTGCTGGGCGCACATCCGCGCCGGATCGATGATGTGGACGGCTTTCTTTTTGCCGTTTGGGCGCCCAGCGCGGAACGCGTCAGCGTCGTCGGCGACTTCAATCACTGGGACGGACGCAGCCATCCGATGCGCGCTCATGGCGGCAGCGGCGTATGGGAGTTGTTTATTCCCGGCATCGAGCCCGATTCGCTGTATAAGTTTGAAATTCGCAATCGCGACAGCGGCGCGCTGCATATCAAATCCGACCCCTACGCCACCGCCTTCGAGTGCCGCCCGCAAACCGCCAGCATTACCGCCTCCGACAGCGGCTTCCAGTGGACCGACGCGGACTGGATGTCGACGCGCATCGATTTCGATTGGCAGAGCAAACCGGTTTCCATCTACGAAGTCCACCTGGGCTCCTGGCGTCAGTCCAAAAGCGGCGCGTTTCTCAACTACCGGGAACTGGCCCAGCAGCTCGTTTACCATGCCAAGGAAATGGGGTTTACCCATATAGAGCTGCTGCCGATAGCCGAACATCCGCTGGATGCGTCCTGGGGCTACCAAATCACCGGTTATTTCGCCGCCACCAGGCGTTACGGCAGCGCGGACGATTTCCGCTATTTTGTCGACTACTGCCACTCCCAGGATATAGGCGTCATCCTGGACTGGGTGCCGGCCCACTTCCCGAAGGATGCGCACGGTCTGGCGCGCTTCGACGGCAGCGCGCTCTACGAACACGCCGATCCCCGCCGCGGCGAACACCGCGACTGGGGAACGCTCATTTTCAATTACGGGCGTAACGAAGTCCGGAATTTTTTAATCAGCAATGCCCTGTACTGGATGGAAGAATTCCATATCGACGGCTTAAGGGTCGATGCCGTCGCATCCATGCTTTATCTCGACTACTCGCGCGACGAAGGCGACTGGATACCCAACAAGTTCGGCGGCAACGAAAATCTGGAAGCCATCGCGTTCATGCGCGAAATGAACACCATGACGCATCAGCTGCACCCCGGCACGTTGATGATAGCCGAAGAATCGACCGCCTGGCCGCAGGTCACCCGTCCGTCCTGGACCGGAGGCCTCGGATTTTCCATTAAATGGAATATGGGCTGGATGCACGATATTCTTTCATATCTGTCCAAGGATCCCATACATCGTCATTATCATCATGACCAGTTGACCTTCGGTGTGCTGTACGCATTCACCGAAAATTTCATACTGCCGTTCTCGCATGACGAAGTGGTGCATGGCAAAGGCTCGATGCTGCGCAAATCCCCCGGCGATGAATGGCGCCAGTTCGCGAATCTGCGCTTGCTCTACGCGATGATGTTTACCTACCCAGGCAAGAAACTGCTGTTCATGGGCAACGAATTTGCCCAGAGCGATGAATGGAATCACGCCAAAATGCTGGACTGGCACCTGCTCAACTATCCGCTGCATCAGGGCGTCAAGCAGCTGGTTTCCGACCTGAACGGACTTTACGGCGAACTGCCGGCATTGCACGGCTGGGATTTCGATGCGCGCGGTTTCGAGTGGATAGACTGCCACGACAGCAGCCAGTCGGTACTCAGCTATATCCGCCGCTATAAAAACGAACACGCGTTGGTCGTACTGAATTTTACGCCGATACCGCGCCGCAACTATCGTATAGGAGTGCCTCACGCAGGCACTTATGTGGAAATATTCAACTCCGATTCGCGCTATTATGGCGGCAGCGATGTCGGAAACGCCTATTTGACTACCGAAAACCATGCCTGGATGGGGCGGCCCTATTCGCTAAACATGAATTTACCGCCACTTGGTGGCATAATTCTGGTTTTGGATACGCCGGATCACTCTTAA
- a CDS encoding helix-turn-helix domain-containing protein, producing the protein MTSDELNSALHRLNLEPKEAAQFLGVNQRTFRRWLDHSQEIPGPAECAINAWIRMEDFGLAWRPDSVTLRTGNLQSIAAYNDYALELTEIITRVTNRGGPASPWVVDMEKRCATLGPIKLSFYHQQNGNFSPSWYSRRDCSPDLERDRHLIDDAIVCIANKYAAINGEKRGKL; encoded by the coding sequence ATGACGAGCGATGAACTAAACTCTGCCTTACACCGTCTGAACCTCGAACCGAAAGAAGCGGCCCAGTTTCTGGGTGTGAATCAGCGCACGTTTCGCCGCTGGCTCGACCACAGCCAAGAAATACCTGGCCCAGCAGAATGCGCAATTAATGCTTGGATACGGATGGAGGATTTCGGGTTAGCTTGGCGACCTGATAGCGTCACTCTTAGAACAGGCAATTTGCAATCAATCGCCGCTTATAACGATTATGCTCTTGAATTAACAGAAATCATAACGCGCGTTACCAATCGAGGCGGACCGGCCTCCCCTTGGGTTGTAGACATGGAAAAACGATGCGCTACTTTAGGGCCGATAAAGCTTTCATTTTACCATCAGCAGAATGGTAATTTTTCACCAAGTTGGTACTCACGGCGTGATTGTTCGCCAGATTTAGAACGTGACCGGCATCTCATTGATGACGCTATCGTCTGTATCGCTAATAAATATGCGGCCATCAATGGCGAGAAAAGAGGCAAGTTATGA
- the glgC gene encoding glucose-1-phosphate adenylyltransferase, translating to MSESVYASRFVSRLTRQTLALILAGGRGTRLQKLTEWRAKPAVPFGGKFRIIDFPLSNCVNSGIRQIGVLTQYKSDSLIRHIQQGWGFLRAELGEYVDILPAQQRVRESWYSGTADAVYQNLDIFRQRDPEYVLILAGDHVYKMDYGLMLAYHAEMQADLTIGCMEVPVAEASAFGVMQVDADKRVKEFIEKPANPPAMPGRPDHALASMGIYIFNTSFLFEQLIKDADTSTSTNDFGHDIIPEVIKKYRAFAYPFRDVQSGVQAYWRDVGTVDAYWSANMELIGINPELNLYDKDWPIWTYQAQTPPAKFIFDDDDRRGRAVDSMISGGCLISGAEVRHSLLFSNVRVNSYALVQDSVILPEVNIGRHCRISKAVIDKGCTIPANTIIGENIEDDKKRFYVSPGGVVLVTPDQLGQRIHYSR from the coding sequence ATGTCTGAATCTGTGTATGCGTCCCGTTTCGTTAGCAGACTGACCAGGCAGACCCTGGCTTTGATACTGGCGGGGGGGCGCGGCACCCGGTTGCAAAAACTGACCGAATGGCGAGCCAAACCGGCGGTCCCATTCGGCGGCAAGTTCAGAATCATCGACTTTCCTCTCTCCAATTGCGTCAATTCAGGGATACGCCAGATTGGCGTTCTAACCCAATACAAGTCGGATTCGTTGATACGGCATATCCAGCAGGGATGGGGGTTTCTGCGCGCGGAACTGGGAGAATACGTAGATATATTGCCTGCACAGCAACGTGTAAGAGAAAGCTGGTATTCCGGGACCGCCGATGCGGTTTACCAGAATCTGGATATCTTCAGGCAGCGCGATCCTGAATATGTGCTTATTCTGGCGGGCGATCACGTTTACAAAATGGATTACGGTTTGATGCTGGCGTATCACGCCGAGATGCAGGCCGATCTTACCATCGGATGCATGGAGGTGCCCGTGGCGGAGGCGAGCGCTTTCGGCGTGATGCAGGTCGATGCCGACAAAAGAGTGAAGGAGTTTATCGAAAAGCCGGCAAATCCACCCGCGATGCCGGGCCGTCCGGATCACGCGCTGGCGTCCATGGGCATATATATTTTCAATACCTCGTTTCTTTTCGAGCAGTTGATCAAGGATGCCGATACTTCAACGTCCACCAATGATTTCGGACACGATATTATCCCGGAAGTCATAAAAAAATACCGCGCCTTCGCCTATCCGTTCCGCGACGTGCAAAGCGGAGTCCAGGCTTATTGGCGCGATGTCGGAACCGTCGATGCTTATTGGTCGGCGAACATGGAGTTGATCGGCATCAACCCCGAATTGAATTTGTACGACAAGGACTGGCCGATATGGACTTATCAGGCGCAAACTCCGCCAGCGAAGTTTATTTTCGACGACGATGACCGCCGCGGCCGCGCGGTCGACTCGATGATTTCCGGCGGATGCCTGATTTCAGGAGCCGAAGTAAGGCATTCGCTATTATTCTCCAATGTCCGCGTGAATTCGTATGCCCTGGTTCAGGACTCGGTAATACTGCCCGAGGTGAATATCGGCCGCCATTGTCGTATCAGCAAGGCGGTGATAGACAAGGGCTGCACGATCCCTGCGAATACGATAATCGGAGAAAATATCGAAGATGATAAAAAACGCTTTTATGTCAGCCCGGGCGGCGTCGTGCTGGTTACGCCCGATCAGTTGGGACAACGTATACATTACTCGCGTTAA
- the ppk2 gene encoding polyphosphate kinase 2 has translation MKNKNNELPASTEKPGEVITDAKETTAVEQYWHSAERAKLRKPPKDYKYVEEIAHLQFELIKLQESVRLQGLKVVVIFEGRDAAGKGGVIKRITESLNPRICRIAALSTPTEKERGQWYFQRYVAQLPARGEIVLFDRSWYNRAGVEHVMGFCTDEEYDEFLRSAPIFEEMLIRSGIYLIKYWFSVSDDVQEKRFQERMRSPIKRWKLSSMDIESRRYWVEYSKAKDDMFAKTDTKFSPWYVVNADDKKKARLNCISHLLQQIPYTDLTPVEIELPPRQSDTGYKRPKISKQNFVPEVY, from the coding sequence ATGAAAAACAAGAACAATGAGTTGCCTGCATCGACAGAGAAGCCCGGTGAAGTTATCACTGATGCAAAGGAAACAACCGCAGTCGAACAATATTGGCATTCGGCGGAACGCGCCAAACTACGCAAACCGCCCAAAGATTATAAATACGTCGAAGAAATCGCCCATCTCCAGTTCGAGCTGATCAAGCTTCAGGAGTCGGTGCGCCTGCAGGGTCTCAAAGTAGTGGTCATCTTCGAAGGGCGCGACGCGGCCGGCAAAGGCGGCGTGATCAAGCGCATCACCGAAAGCCTGAACCCCCGTATCTGCCGCATTGCCGCTTTGTCCACGCCGACCGAAAAAGAGCGCGGACAATGGTATTTCCAGCGCTATGTCGCGCAACTGCCGGCACGCGGCGAGATCGTGCTGTTCGATCGCAGCTGGTATAACCGCGCCGGAGTGGAGCATGTCATGGGCTTCTGCACGGACGAGGAATACGACGAATTCCTGCGCTCCGCGCCGATTTTCGAAGAAATGCTGATACGCTCAGGTATTTACCTGATCAAATACTGGTTCTCGGTCAGCGACGATGTGCAGGAAAAACGCTTTCAGGAACGCATGCGCAGCCCGATCAAACGCTGGAAACTGAGCTCCATGGATATCGAGTCGAGACGCTACTGGGTCGAGTATTCGAAGGCGAAAGACGATATGTTCGCCAAAACCGATACCAAATTCTCGCCCTGGTACGTGGTGAACGCCGACGACAAAAAGAAGGCGCGCCTGAATTGCATCTCCCATCTGCTGCAACAGATTCCCTATACCGATCTGACCCCGGTCGAAATAGAGCTGCCGCCGCGCCAATCCGACACCGGCTACAAGCGACCGAAAATATCGAAGCAGAACTTTGTTCCGGAAGTGTATTAA
- a CDS encoding efflux RND transporter permease subunit: protein MASNINNGPVRRGFSAEIVRLFITSKLSMLLLIASLLAGMGALLLMPREEEPQIIVPMADVWVQMPGASAEEVEKLVVTPLESRLREIDGVEYVYSSSREGEGMVTVRFYVGEDREDSLVKVWSKLMSNQDVIPPGVKGWGVRPVEIDDVPIVTLTLSSANALYDTAALRRLADEIKVKLGEVADAGKIAVVGGEPRQMEVYPDPAALAAHGLTLPEVLVALRSANISLQAGRFERGDQVIQVDAGPMFHSGDDVAMTVLKTQDNRAVYLRDVAEVRDAAEISSYTRMNFGPAAADSRHIGGQETQAAAPGEQRQAVTVAVSKRKGANAVAVAESTINMVDSLRGKLVPDDVTVSITRDYGETANHKVNELVKHLFIAILTILVLLAFALGPKESLIVALAVPMTLGVTLLFDLVAGYTINRVTLFALILSLGLLVDDPIVDVENIYRHFKLRRESPLDAALTAVDEVRPPTIFATLAVIVSFLPLFFITGMMGPYMGPMAFNVPIAMLMSLLVAFTVTPWASYHLLQSEYGKGDEAPFDLKRSSVYRWYDWALGGLLRHPMRARLFLWLTLLAFAGSAMLAVTRAVPLKLLPFDNKNEMQLVIDMPRGSTQEATDGLARELEAYLAQVNEVTDFQTYIGLASPMDFNGMVRHYYLRSGGYVGEIRINLLSKEKREQQSHQIALRLRPDIEGIAARHGGNVKIVETPPGPPVLSTFVAEVYGPPDRDYRDLAQVTRTVRGYIEGINGVRDVDDFVDEDMQRIRFDLDRQKAAQQGVTVADVAATLRIALAGEQAGIVHEPSERLPLSIRVRLQRAERSSVADLLALRVKTARGALVPLGELGQISEETVDQTIYHKNLKRLNYVIAEMVGQTPVEAVLDYWAIEKAHPLPAGYSVDLAGEGEWKITVDVFRDLGLAFGAALLMIYVLLVAQTGSLSMPLIIMVAIPLTIIGIMPGFWVLNLFTTPVAGFDNPILFTATGMIGMIALAGIVVRNSIILIDFIERLRAQGVELVEAMIEAGATRLRPIFLTAGAAMFGSFVITLDPIFSGLAWSFIFGIFASTAFSLLVVPVVYYLLNKER from the coding sequence ATGGCGAGTAACATCAACAACGGACCCGTACGCAGAGGCTTCAGCGCCGAAATTGTCCGGCTTTTTATCACCTCCAAGCTGTCCATGCTGCTGTTGATCGCCTCCCTGCTGGCGGGGATGGGCGCCTTGTTGCTGATGCCGCGTGAGGAAGAGCCGCAAATCATCGTGCCGATGGCCGATGTCTGGGTGCAAATGCCGGGCGCTTCCGCCGAGGAAGTGGAAAAACTGGTGGTTACGCCGCTGGAAAGCCGCCTCCGGGAGATAGACGGCGTCGAGTATGTGTATTCGTCGTCGCGCGAAGGCGAAGGCATGGTGACGGTGCGCTTCTACGTCGGCGAAGACCGCGAAGACAGCCTGGTCAAGGTCTGGAGCAAACTGATGTCGAATCAGGATGTGATTCCGCCCGGCGTCAAAGGCTGGGGAGTCAGGCCGGTGGAAATCGACGACGTGCCGATAGTGACGCTGACCCTGTCTTCCGCCAATGCGCTGTACGACACCGCCGCGCTCAGACGGCTTGCCGACGAGATCAAGGTCAAGCTGGGAGAAGTGGCGGATGCCGGAAAAATAGCCGTGGTTGGCGGCGAACCGCGCCAGATGGAAGTTTATCCCGACCCGGCGGCGCTGGCGGCGCACGGCTTGACCCTGCCTGAAGTGCTGGTCGCGTTACGTAGCGCCAATATCAGTCTGCAGGCAGGCCGTTTCGAGCGTGGCGATCAGGTTATCCAGGTCGACGCCGGGCCGATGTTCCACAGCGGGGACGATGTTGCGATGACGGTGTTGAAAACACAGGATAATCGCGCCGTGTATTTGCGCGATGTCGCCGAGGTGCGCGATGCCGCCGAAATCAGCAGTTATACGCGCATGAACTTCGGTCCCGCCGCTGCGGACAGCCGCCATATCGGCGGGCAGGAAACGCAGGCTGCGGCGCCGGGGGAGCAGCGGCAGGCGGTGACGGTGGCGGTTTCCAAGCGCAAGGGGGCCAATGCGGTTGCGGTAGCGGAAAGCACCATCAACATGGTGGATAGCTTGCGCGGCAAGCTGGTGCCGGACGACGTCACGGTCAGCATTACGCGCGATTACGGCGAAACCGCCAATCACAAGGTCAACGAACTGGTTAAACATCTGTTTATCGCGATTTTGACCATACTGGTGCTGCTGGCGTTTGCGCTGGGGCCGAAAGAATCGCTGATCGTCGCGCTGGCGGTGCCGATGACGCTGGGCGTGACCCTGCTGTTCGACCTGGTGGCGGGTTATACCATCAACCGCGTCACGCTGTTCGCGTTGATATTGTCGCTCGGTCTGCTGGTCGACGACCCCATCGTCGATGTCGAAAATATCTACCGTCATTTCAAGCTGCGCAGGGAAAGCCCGCTCGATGCCGCGCTGACCGCGGTTGACGAAGTGCGGCCGCCCACCATCTTTGCGACGCTGGCGGTCATCGTTTCGTTTCTGCCGCTGTTTTTCATTACCGGCATGATGGGGCCGTACATGGGGCCGATGGCTTTCAACGTGCCGATTGCGATGCTGATGTCGCTGCTGGTCGCCTTCACCGTTACGCCGTGGGCCAGCTATCACCTGCTGCAAAGCGAATATGGCAAGGGCGACGAAGCGCCGTTCGATCTGAAACGCAGTTCCGTTTATCGCTGGTACGACTGGGCTTTGGGCGGGCTGCTCCGGCATCCCATGCGCGCGCGTCTGTTTTTGTGGCTGACGCTGCTGGCGTTTGCCGGATCGGCAATGCTGGCGGTCACGCGCGCGGTTCCGCTCAAGCTGCTGCCGTTCGACAATAAAAACGAGATGCAACTGGTAATCGACATGCCGCGCGGCAGCACCCAGGAGGCGACCGACGGCCTCGCGCGCGAACTGGAAGCCTATCTGGCGCAAGTCAACGAAGTCACCGATTTCCAGACCTATATCGGTCTGGCGTCGCCGATGGACTTCAACGGCATGGTCAGGCATTACTACCTGCGCAGCGGCGGCTATGTCGGCGAGATTCGCATCAACCTGCTGTCCAAGGAAAAACGCGAGCAGCAATCGCATCAAATCGCGTTGCGGCTCCGTCCCGACATAGAGGGAATAGCCGCGCGTCATGGCGGCAACGTCAAAATCGTCGAAACGCCGCCCGGCCCGCCGGTATTGTCGACCTTCGTTGCGGAAGTTTACGGTCCGCCAGATCGCGATTACCGCGATCTGGCGCAGGTCACGCGCACTGTGCGCGGCTATATCGAGGGCATCAACGGCGTGCGCGACGTAGACGATTTTGTCGATGAAGACATGCAACGCATCCGTTTCGACCTGGACCGGCAGAAAGCCGCGCAGCAGGGCGTGACGGTGGCCGATGTGGCCGCTACCCTGCGCATCGCTCTGGCCGGAGAGCAGGCCGGCATTGTGCACGAACCCTCGGAGCGATTGCCGTTGAGTATCCGCGTCAGGCTGCAGCGCGCCGAGCGCTCGTCGGTGGCCGATTTGCTGGCGCTACGCGTTAAAACCGCGCGCGGTGCATTGGTGCCATTGGGCGAGTTGGGACAGATCAGCGAAGAAACGGTGGATCAGACCATTTATCACAAAAACCTGAAGCGTCTGAACTACGTGATAGCGGAAATGGTCGGGCAGACGCCGGTCGAAGCGGTGCTGGACTACTGGGCTATCGAAAAAGCGCATCCGCTGCCGGCAGGCTACAGCGTCGATCTGGCCGGCGAGGGGGAATGGAAAATTACCGTCGATGTGTTCCGCGACCTGGGGCTGGCGTTCGGCGCGGCGCTGTTGATGATCTATGTGCTGCTGGTCGCGCAGACCGGTTCGCTGAGCATGCCGCTGATCATCATGGTGGCGATACCGCTGACCATCATCGGCATCATGCCCGGATTCTGGGTGCTTAACCTGTTTACGACGCCGGTTGCCGGGTTCGACAATCCGATCCTGTTCACCGCGACCGGCATGATCGGCATGATCGCGCTGGCCGGGATAGTGGTGCGCAACTCGATTATCCTGATCGACTTCATCGAACGCCTGCGCGCGCAAGGCGTGGAGCTGGTCGAGGCCATGATCGAAGCCGGTGCGACGCGTCTGCGCCCGATATTCCTGACCGCCGGCGCGGCGATGTTCGGTTCGTTTGTGATCACCCTGGACCCGATATTCTCAGGGCTGGCGTGGAGCTTTATATTCGGTATTTTTGCATCCACCGCGTTTTCGTTGCTGGTGGTGCCGGTGGTTTATTATTTGTTGAATAAAGAGCGGTAG
- a CDS encoding type II toxin-antitoxin system VapC family toxin codes for MNPRFCNNFIDANVLDYTGGVEDKAVDIILHMAEENAFTLLLPYSVKAEIEHTNTPAEVRRKASQLIYSVPVPLTPTELATHQKIRALVQGNAKPGKHDNDAFHIVESAKNGGGYFITNDMRLLKKTAEILNDIGIKVIKPSEFVALVN; via the coding sequence ATGAATCCTCGTTTCTGCAATAACTTCATTGATGCAAATGTTCTTGACTACACCGGCGGAGTAGAAGACAAGGCCGTCGATATAATTTTACATATGGCAGAAGAAAATGCCTTCACTCTGCTTCTGCCGTATTCCGTCAAGGCGGAGATTGAGCACACTAACACCCCCGCAGAGGTGAGGCGAAAAGCATCGCAATTAATTTACTCGGTGCCAGTGCCGCTAACACCCACTGAGTTAGCAACGCACCAGAAAATCCGTGCCTTGGTACAAGGGAACGCCAAGCCTGGGAAGCACGACAACGACGCATTCCATATTGTTGAAAGCGCAAAGAATGGCGGTGGGTATTTCATCACGAATGACATGCGACTCCTAAAAAAGACAGCAGAGATATTGAATGATATTGGAATCAAAGTCATCAAGCCAAGCGAGTTTGTAGCGCTTGTTAATTAG